One stretch of Salarias fasciatus chromosome 19, fSalaFa1.1, whole genome shotgun sequence DNA includes these proteins:
- the kdm1a gene encoding lysine-specific histone demethylase 1A isoform X3, with translation MDITRCPEKWVKQDKERPPTSSIMLSSKKSDAGSSSSSSSSSIGAAGGERAPGPDAQTGTSASAAGALDSKKKERSSPSGEPGGAPLPHPSGPGGMDQDSAEVRRTSRRKRAKQVEYREMDESLANLSEDEYYSEEERNAKAEKERKQVIPPPAPPVEEENDSEPEEPSGVEGAAFQSRLPHDRMTSQEAACFPDIISGPQQTQKVFLYIRNRTLQLWLDNPKIQLTFEATAQQLEAPYNSDAVLVHRIHSYLERHGLINFGIYKRVKPLPTKKTGKVIVIGGGVSGLAAARQLQSFGMDVTVLEARDRVGGRVATFRKGNYVADLGAMVVTGLGGNPMAVVSKQVNMELAKIKQKCPLYEANGQAGERCTSVPKEKDEMVEQEFNRLLEATSYLSHQLDFNFLNNKPVSLGQALEVVIQLQEKHVKDEQIEHWKKIVKTQEDLRDLLNKMVTTKERVKELHQQYKEASEVKPPRDITAEFLVKSKHRDLTALCKEYDELVEMQVKLEEKLQELEANPPSDVYLSSRDRQILDWHFANLEFANATPLSTLSLKHWDQDDDFEFTGSHLTVRNGYSCVPVALAEGLDIKLNTAVRQVRYTASGCEVIAVNTRSTTQTFIYKCDAVLCTLPLGVLKQQPPAVQFVPPLPEWKTSAIQRMGFGNLNKVVLCFDRVFWDPSVNLFGHVGSTTASRGELFLFWNLYKAPILLALMAGEAAGIMENISDDVIVGRCLAILKGIFGSSAVPQPKETVVTRWRADPWARGSYSYVAAGSSGNDYDLMAQPITPGPAIPGASQPVPRLFFAGEHTIRNYPATVHGALLSGLREAGRIADQFLGAMYTLPRQATPTAAATTNPQQAQPTASV, from the exons ATGGATATTACCAGGTGCCCGGAGAAATGGGTAAAACAAGACAAG gAGAGGCCTCCGACTTCCTCCATAATGCTGTCCAGTAAAAAGTCCGATGCgggctcttcctcctcctcctcttcatcgtcTATTGGAGCAGCGGGAGGGGAAAGAGCCCCAGGTCCTGATGCCCAGACCGGCACCTCAGCGTCGGCTGCAGGAGCTCTGGATTCTAAGAAGAAAGAGAGGTCTTCCCCCAGCGGGGAACCTGGCGGTGCCCCCCTGCCTCATCCGTCAGGCCCTGGGGGGATGGACCAGGACTCGGCTGAAGTTCGCAGAACTAGTCGGCGGAAGCGAGCAAAA CAGGTGGAGTACCGCGAGATGGACGAAAGCCTCGCCAATCTATCGGAAGACGAGTACTactctgaggaggagaggaacgcCAAGGCGGAAAAGGAAAGGAAGCAGGTCATTCCTCCTCCGGCTCCACCTGTAGAAGAGGAGAACGACAGTGAACCAGAGGAACCATCTG GTGTGGAAGGAGCCGCTTTCCAGAGCCGGCTTCCTCACGACCGCATGACATCCCAGGAAGCCGCCTGCTTTCCTGACATCATCAGTGGACCCCAGCAGACCCAGAAGGTTTTCCTGTACATCCGAAACCGCACC CTCCAACTGTGGCTGGACAACCCGAAAATCCAGCTCACCTTCGAGGCCACAGCACAGCAGCTTGAAGCTCCATATAACA GTGACGCCGTGTTGGTTCACAGGATACACAGCTACTTGGAGAGACATGGTCTCATTAACTTTGGCATCTACAAGAGGGTCAAGCCTTTACCCA CAAAGAAAACCGGCAAAGTAATAGTGATCGGTGGAGGCGTGTCCGGCCTCGCTGCAGCCAGgcagctgcagagttttggGATGGATGTTACAGTACTGGAAGCCAGG GATCGCGTTGGTGGCAGAGTGGCTACTTTCAGGAAAGGGAACTACGTTGCTGATCTGGGAGCCATGGTTGTTACAGGACTGG GAGGGAATCCGATGGCGGTGGTCAGCAAGCAGGTGAACATGGAGCTGGCGAAGATCAAACAGAAATGTCCGCTCTATGAAGCCAATGGCCAAGCC GGTGAACGGTGCACGAGT gtgcCAAAAGAAAAGGACGAGATGGTGGAGCAGGAGTTCAACCGGCTGCTGGAGGCCACCTCGTACCTCAGCCACCAACTGGACTTCAACTTCCTCAATAACAAGCCCGTGTCTCTGGGTCAGGCCCTGGAGGTGGTCATACA GCTGCAGGAGAAGCACGTAAAAGACGAGCAGATAGAACACTGGAAAAAGATCGTCAAGACTCAGGAAGACCTCCGGGATCTTCTCAACAAG ATGGTGACTACAAAGGAGCGCGTGAAGGAGCTCCACCAGCAGTACAAAGAGGCGAGCGAAGTGAAGCCTCCCAGAGACATCACGGCCGAGTTCCTGGTGAAGAGCAAGCACCGCGACCTCACGGCCCTCtgcaag GAGTACGACGAGCTGGTGGAGATGCaggtgaagctggaggagaagctccaggagctggaggccaaTCCGCCCAG CGATGTTTACCTGTCATCCCGGGATCGGCAGATCCTGGACTGGCACTTCGCCAACTTGGAGTTTGCCAACGCCACgcccctctccaccctctctctaAAGCACTGGGATCAG GATGATGACTTCGAGTTCACCGGCAGCCACCTGACTGTAAGAAATGGTTATTCGTGTGTTCCCGTGGCGCTGGCTGAGGGGCTGGACATCAAACTGAATACGGCGGTGCGGCAGGTCCGATACACGGCGTCTG GCTGTGAGGTGATCGCCGTGAACACTCGCTCCACGACGCAGACCTTCATATACAAGTGCGACGCGGTGCTGTGCACGCTGCCCCTCGGCGTGCTGAAGCAGCAGCCGCCCGCCGTCCAGTTCGTCCCGCCGCTGCCGGAGTGGAAGACGTCGGCCATCCAGAGGATGGGCTTCGGCAACCTCAACAAG gtGGTGCTGTGTTTCGACCGGGTGTTCTGGGATCCCAGCGTCAACCTGTTCGGTCACGTCGGCTCCACCACGGCGAGCCGGGGCgagctcttcctcttctggaACCTCTACAAAG CCCCGATCCTCCTGGCTCTGATGGCCGGCGAGGCCGCCGGCATCATGGAGAACATCAGCGACGACGTTATCGTCGGACGCTGCCTGGCCATCCTCAAGGGAATATTTGGGAGTAGCGCCGTGCCGCAG CCGAAGGAAACTGTGGTCACCCGCTGGCGCGCCGACCCGTGGGCGAGGGGCTCGTACTCGTACGTGGCGGCAGGCTCCTCGGGGAACGACTACGACCTCATGGCGCAGCCCATCACGCCGGGCCCGGCCATACCGGGAGCCTCTCAG CCCGTGCCTCGTCTCTTCTTCGCCGGCGAACACACCATCAGGAACTACCCCGCCACCGTCCACGGCGCGCTGCTCAGCGGCCTCCGCGAGGCCGGGCGCATCGCCGACCAGTTCCTGGGCGCCATGTACACGCTGCCCCGGCAGGCCACGCCCAcggccgccgccaccaccaacCCGCAGCAGGCCCAGCCCACCGCCAGCGTCTGA
- the kdm1a gene encoding lysine-specific histone demethylase 1A isoform X6, producing the protein MLSSKKSDAGSSSSSSSSSIGAAGGERAPGPDAQTGTSASAAGALDSKKKERSSPSGEPGGAPLPHPSGPGGMDQDSAEVRRTSRRKRAKQVEYREMDESLANLSEDEYYSEEERNAKAEKERKQVIPPPAPPVEEENDSEPEEPSGVEGAAFQSRLPHDRMTSQEAACFPDIISGPQQTQKVFLYIRNRTLQLWLDNPKIQLTFEATAQQLEAPYNSDAVLVHRIHSYLERHGLINFGIYKRVKPLPTKKTGKVIVIGGGVSGLAAARQLQSFGMDVTVLEARDRVGGRVATFRKGNYVADLGAMVVTGLGGNPMAVVSKQVNMELAKIKQKCPLYEANGQAVSGERCTSVPKEKDEMVEQEFNRLLEATSYLSHQLDFNFLNNKPVSLGQALEVVIQLQEKHVKDEQIEHWKKIVKTQEDLRDLLNKMVTTKERVKELHQQYKEASEVKPPRDITAEFLVKSKHRDLTALCKEYDELVEMQVKLEEKLQELEANPPSDVYLSSRDRQILDWHFANLEFANATPLSTLSLKHWDQDDDFEFTGSHLTVRNGYSCVPVALAEGLDIKLNTAVRQVRYTASGCEVIAVNTRSTTQTFIYKCDAVLCTLPLGVLKQQPPAVQFVPPLPEWKTSAIQRMGFGNLNKVVLCFDRVFWDPSVNLFGHVGSTTASRGELFLFWNLYKAPILLALMAGEAAGIMENISDDVIVGRCLAILKGIFGSSAVPQPKETVVTRWRADPWARGSYSYVAAGSSGNDYDLMAQPITPGPAIPGASQPVPRLFFAGEHTIRNYPATVHGALLSGLREAGRIADQFLGAMYTLPRQATPTAAATTNPQQAQPTASV; encoded by the exons ATGCTGTCCAGTAAAAAGTCCGATGCgggctcttcctcctcctcctcttcatcgtcTATTGGAGCAGCGGGAGGGGAAAGAGCCCCAGGTCCTGATGCCCAGACCGGCACCTCAGCGTCGGCTGCAGGAGCTCTGGATTCTAAGAAGAAAGAGAGGTCTTCCCCCAGCGGGGAACCTGGCGGTGCCCCCCTGCCTCATCCGTCAGGCCCTGGGGGGATGGACCAGGACTCGGCTGAAGTTCGCAGAACTAGTCGGCGGAAGCGAGCAAAA CAGGTGGAGTACCGCGAGATGGACGAAAGCCTCGCCAATCTATCGGAAGACGAGTACTactctgaggaggagaggaacgcCAAGGCGGAAAAGGAAAGGAAGCAGGTCATTCCTCCTCCGGCTCCACCTGTAGAAGAGGAGAACGACAGTGAACCAGAGGAACCATCTG GTGTGGAAGGAGCCGCTTTCCAGAGCCGGCTTCCTCACGACCGCATGACATCCCAGGAAGCCGCCTGCTTTCCTGACATCATCAGTGGACCCCAGCAGACCCAGAAGGTTTTCCTGTACATCCGAAACCGCACC CTCCAACTGTGGCTGGACAACCCGAAAATCCAGCTCACCTTCGAGGCCACAGCACAGCAGCTTGAAGCTCCATATAACA GTGACGCCGTGTTGGTTCACAGGATACACAGCTACTTGGAGAGACATGGTCTCATTAACTTTGGCATCTACAAGAGGGTCAAGCCTTTACCCA CAAAGAAAACCGGCAAAGTAATAGTGATCGGTGGAGGCGTGTCCGGCCTCGCTGCAGCCAGgcagctgcagagttttggGATGGATGTTACAGTACTGGAAGCCAGG GATCGCGTTGGTGGCAGAGTGGCTACTTTCAGGAAAGGGAACTACGTTGCTGATCTGGGAGCCATGGTTGTTACAGGACTGG GAGGGAATCCGATGGCGGTGGTCAGCAAGCAGGTGAACATGGAGCTGGCGAAGATCAAACAGAAATGTCCGCTCTATGAAGCCAATGGCCAAGCCGTGAGT GGTGAACGGTGCACGAGT gtgcCAAAAGAAAAGGACGAGATGGTGGAGCAGGAGTTCAACCGGCTGCTGGAGGCCACCTCGTACCTCAGCCACCAACTGGACTTCAACTTCCTCAATAACAAGCCCGTGTCTCTGGGTCAGGCCCTGGAGGTGGTCATACA GCTGCAGGAGAAGCACGTAAAAGACGAGCAGATAGAACACTGGAAAAAGATCGTCAAGACTCAGGAAGACCTCCGGGATCTTCTCAACAAG ATGGTGACTACAAAGGAGCGCGTGAAGGAGCTCCACCAGCAGTACAAAGAGGCGAGCGAAGTGAAGCCTCCCAGAGACATCACGGCCGAGTTCCTGGTGAAGAGCAAGCACCGCGACCTCACGGCCCTCtgcaag GAGTACGACGAGCTGGTGGAGATGCaggtgaagctggaggagaagctccaggagctggaggccaaTCCGCCCAG CGATGTTTACCTGTCATCCCGGGATCGGCAGATCCTGGACTGGCACTTCGCCAACTTGGAGTTTGCCAACGCCACgcccctctccaccctctctctaAAGCACTGGGATCAG GATGATGACTTCGAGTTCACCGGCAGCCACCTGACTGTAAGAAATGGTTATTCGTGTGTTCCCGTGGCGCTGGCTGAGGGGCTGGACATCAAACTGAATACGGCGGTGCGGCAGGTCCGATACACGGCGTCTG GCTGTGAGGTGATCGCCGTGAACACTCGCTCCACGACGCAGACCTTCATATACAAGTGCGACGCGGTGCTGTGCACGCTGCCCCTCGGCGTGCTGAAGCAGCAGCCGCCCGCCGTCCAGTTCGTCCCGCCGCTGCCGGAGTGGAAGACGTCGGCCATCCAGAGGATGGGCTTCGGCAACCTCAACAAG gtGGTGCTGTGTTTCGACCGGGTGTTCTGGGATCCCAGCGTCAACCTGTTCGGTCACGTCGGCTCCACCACGGCGAGCCGGGGCgagctcttcctcttctggaACCTCTACAAAG CCCCGATCCTCCTGGCTCTGATGGCCGGCGAGGCCGCCGGCATCATGGAGAACATCAGCGACGACGTTATCGTCGGACGCTGCCTGGCCATCCTCAAGGGAATATTTGGGAGTAGCGCCGTGCCGCAG CCGAAGGAAACTGTGGTCACCCGCTGGCGCGCCGACCCGTGGGCGAGGGGCTCGTACTCGTACGTGGCGGCAGGCTCCTCGGGGAACGACTACGACCTCATGGCGCAGCCCATCACGCCGGGCCCGGCCATACCGGGAGCCTCTCAG CCCGTGCCTCGTCTCTTCTTCGCCGGCGAACACACCATCAGGAACTACCCCGCCACCGTCCACGGCGCGCTGCTCAGCGGCCTCCGCGAGGCCGGGCGCATCGCCGACCAGTTCCTGGGCGCCATGTACACGCTGCCCCGGCAGGCCACGCCCAcggccgccgccaccaccaacCCGCAGCAGGCCCAGCCCACCGCCAGCGTCTGA